The following proteins come from a genomic window of Dreissena polymorpha isolate Duluth1 chromosome 1, UMN_Dpol_1.0, whole genome shotgun sequence:
- the LOC127871900 gene encoding uncharacterized protein LOC127871900 codes for MTAFPSTFAEIAKVIISRLSGLSSRVDFVCDTYRHPSIKDIERTSRSAVVGGFIVSGRDQRRPKEFHKALRSESFKTSFLVFLSEEWARNEYAPFLNDRCLYFGLEDKCYRFTSDQETVSRIEIGDLACKHEEADTRIIWHLHHIAQHTEDSQNVVIRCSDTDVLVILLNYAGKYSLNVWMDVRLSSSNNRRYIEVNKLGSVLGQSICDALPAVHAFTGCDYTAACVCKGKVRPFSLVEKSTLFQKEFAALGESQEVTPETESTIESFVCAMYGKPGLCDVESVRYSIFRTKFAPTDEAQPLGKIKGADATLLPPSKPVKHQKLLRTNLVSYIWRHAHKAVPLELDPTENGWLEDDGYFKLKWFSGPQLPTDIERVLSESVDEPDDTDEVELEIDDIDGDDEDCSNTD; via the coding sequence ATGACCGCTTTTCCGAGTACATTTGCCGAGATAGCAAAGGTGATAATTTCTCGATTGTCCGGCTTATCTTCCCGTGTGGACTTTGTGTGTGATACGTACAGACATCCATCCATTAAAGACATTGAAAGGACATCGCGTAGCGCAgttgttggtggattcattgtgtcTGGTCGAGATCAGAGAAGACCAAAGGAATTTCATAAAGCATTGCGATCAGAGTCATTCAAGACCTCTTTTTTGGTTTTCCTGTCAGAAGAGTGGGCGAGAAATGAATATGCACCATTTTTGAATGACCGTTGTCTCTATTTTGGGCTTGAAGACAAATGTTACAGGTTCACGTCAGACCAGGAAACAGTTAGTCGCATTGAAATAGGCGATTTGGCCTGTAAACACGAAGAAGCAGACACGCGTATTATCTGGCACCTTCATCACATTGCGCAACATACCGAAGACTCACAAAATGTAGTCATACGCTGTAGTGACACCGATGTTTTGGTTATCCTTTTGAACTATGCAGGAAAGTATTCATTGAATGTATGGATGGATGTTAGACTCAGTAGCAGTAACAACAGGAGATATATAGAAGTCAACAAGCTCGGATCCGTCCTTGGGCAAAGTATTTGTGATGCCTTACCTGCAGTGCATGCTTTTACAGGCTGCGATTACACTGCAGCATGTGTCTGCAAGGGAAAGGTTAGGCCATTCTCTCTTGTCGAGAAGTCTACATTATTCCAGAAAGAATTTGCTGCCCTTGGAGAAAGTCAGGAAGTTACACCAGAAACAGAGAGTACTATTGAGTCATTTGTTTGTGCGATGTATGGGAAGCCAGGATTATGTGATGTTGAAAGTGTCAGATACTCCATCTTCCGAACAAAGTTTGCACCAACTGATGAAGCACAACCACTCGGAAAAATTAAAGGTGCAGATGCCACTCTTCTACCTCCTTCAAAACCTGTTAAACACCAAAAGCTACTACGGACAAATTTGGTGTCGTATATTTGGCGGCATGCTCACAAGGCAGTCCCTTTGGAATTGGATCCAACAGAAAATGGATGGTTGGAAGATGATGGATACTTTAAGTTGAAGTGGTTTTCTGGACCACAATTACCTACAGACATTGAACGTGTGCTTTCGGAGAGCGTTGATGAGCCAGATGACACTGATGAAGTTGAGTTGGAGATTGATGATATCGATGGTGATGACGAAGATTGTTCAAATACTGATTAA